ctatctctccatccacccTACTACGCAGCGCATGACACCTCCACCCCTCGGAGAAATAGCGATACGAGCTACCTACCACCCATCCAATACACATTCAACGTATGAAGCGGAGAAATTGCGGAGCCACGCAATGCAATTCCGCCACATCTCTACTATCACGGAGTGAGGGGGTTTGAAATATCACGAAACCTCCCCAGCAGCGACACGAGGGGTCTAGGTGATTGTGAATGCAGGACGATTCATGTAGGTATGAGTAGAAGTAAGTGGCTATCATTCACCTATGGTCCGTGCGGGGGGGGTTCTTTGTTCGTCGTTGTTTGGCTCGGAGAAATAAGATTAGGGCGAGTCTTGCTGCCGTGGTTTGGTCCCGCGGCTGCAGGGCGTCTGGACCAATTGGAGAATTAGCCTAGTTAggggggtggatttggtctATCGAGGGATAGGTATCTACACTATTGCATTTGGGGGCGTGAATTTGGAGGTTTGTCTGATTGATGTGTTGGATATTGGAAGCTAGACTATTTATATGGCTTTACTCCCCAGGTGGCACTTTCTGTTGGAGCACTTGTCCCATAGAGGAGAAATTTAGTACTCGGCATCTCAGAGAATTCAACATGGGTGCTATGTCCCTTCCTTCGGATGAAATCCCCCAGACTCAGACGGTGGCTCTCGTTCGAGAACTGGGCGGTAGTGTGGAATTCCGTGAAGGCTATCCCGTTCCTACCCCGGGGTCAAATGAGGTATTAGCGAAGGTGCTCTACACAGGTGTCTGTCAAAGTGGTCAGTCTTAGACCCTCGACCATACAAGTCATTTAAATGGCTAACACGTTCGGGAAGATCTACATACGAAAAACGGAACCGccgctggtgctgatggcAATCCTATCACAAAAATCAAACTCCCGCATGTTGGAGGTCATGAAGGCGTCGGGCAAATTGTGGCTCTGGGCCCCAACTGTGACCCTGACCTGAAGGTCGGCGGACTGGTCGGCATTCGCTTCGCTAGTCGGATTTGTAGGAGATGCGAATTCTGCTTAGCTGGCACGGAACAGTACTGTGTCAAGGGCAcgaaccacctccaccatgaaGACGGCAGCTTCCAGCAGTATATCGCTTTGGATGCCGACAATCTCACTATCCTTCCTGACGATATAGATCCTAAGGTTATCGGGCCGGTGCTGTGTGCTGGAGTCACGGCGTACAAGGTAAGAATCAGTTCTACGCACGAACCAACCAAGGAATCAATCGCTGACTGTCTGTAGGCTGTTCTCAATGCGAATATCCGGGCAGGCAACTGGCTCGTCGTTGTaggtgctggaggtggtCTTGGACATCTGGCTGGTAAGTCTGGCGCATTATCGCGAGGCTACCACATACTGACCAGACAGTACAATATGCGAAGGCACAGGGAGCATTGGTGATCGGTGTTGACGCTGCCGACAAACGAGATTTTGTCCTTGGATTGGGAGCTACCGAGTTCATTGACTTCACTTCAACGGATCCGGTGCAGCGGGTCCATGACATTACCGGTCTTGGTGCGCATGCTGTTGTTGTGACAGCGGGAAGTGCCAAAGCCTTCGCCCATGCCTGTGACATGCTGCGGGTTGGAGGCACTCTAAGCTGCGTTGGAATCCCGCCGGGCCGTCCAGTACTGGAAACTCCCATTTGCACGATTGTAATCAAAGGCCTCCGGATTACCGGAAACCTTATCGGCTCACTGAAAGAGTGCATGGAGGCAGTAGAGTTGGTCCGACGTGGGGTTGTCAAACCGGAAATCAAAGTTCGCACGTTCAAGGAGTTGCCTGAGGTGTAcgaagagatggagaagggtgaCATTGCAGGTAGAATTGTCCTTCAAGTTTCGCAGTAGCTTACTCGTGCTGTATAGTTCAGAGAATAGCAGTTCTGCAGTTCGTTATATCTCTTTGACAGGATCAGACACTTTCACCCACTTTCTATCCATAAAGAATCCATTGCGAATCAGCGTCCTCCTCAGGAGAGTCCACATGCTTTCCAGTGCTATGAGCGTACTCCCCATCGTGATCGAATGACCAAGGGTTATAGTCCATTCTCAATATGCGCGCAGGGGCTTTAACCAAAGCCTCGGCCGTCTTACTATGCAGTATCGACTTCAGCATGAAGTCTTGCTCTAGGAAAGGTAGCAGCTTCTGGTACAACGCGTGCAGAAAATCATGCGGCCGCATTTGAAAGTCAGAGCATGTCGGGACACACGGCGTGAGCAGGACAGTATCCGCGAGTGAGTTGGCAATCTCGAAACACTTCAACAGCTATTTCAGACTTCAATTAGTACGCTATCTTCAGTTATTGCAGAAGACATACCTGGTCGCGTCCCAATGGCAACAGGTCAGACTCGGTAAAGCTTTGCAACGACATCAGGAGGTCACGGCTAACCACAGCTGGGAACCTGAACGTCATAAGTCGGGCACCCGATTTCGACGAGAGCAGATGCCGAGACAGAGCTTCCTGCCAGATGATGGTCCTCATCCATTCTTTCGTGATGCAGTAATCAGCAGTACGGGTGGACGGTCTGTCGCCTCGGCCGAACGAAAGCATCGACAAGACTGCCTCCGTCTCTGCCAGACAATCTGCAGTCATTGCCGGTTTATCTCTAGCATTGGAGCTTCTCCTAGACGAAAATCCATCAAACGTGGCAAAGAGTCTGCCGAGCTCCAGCAAGCCTTTCACATCTGCGTTATTGCCGACATCAACCTCATCCGGTAGGTGAATAGGAGTGGTATACGAGGGTTCGAGACCAAGATGCAAAGAATAGCCCCTAAACCATGTCAGCTACACTGAGCTACAATCGAAGTGCGGACGGGAGTTTCTACCTTTCAGAAACCCAGAGCAAGAGAAACACGATCTCCTTATTAGCAACAACATCTGCATCCAGCTCAGTATCATGCCTACCCACGCCCTCATCCAGCTTCAGGAGCCGAGCTCCATACACAGCCTCTCGTATGAACAACATAGCCGAGTCCCTCTTATTGATCTTGGCATGATAAACAtgcaggaagaaggaaaccaAGACGCTCCTCAAGTCGAGATGTGCTTCACGCATCCTCATACActccgccgccatcatcgtgCTATCAATACTTGTCGGGGCAAGCTGCAGCTGCGCCATGGTGGCTGCACAGAGCGCCATAGTCAGACACAAGGTTCCCACATTCGGTGTGCCATGTTCAAGCTTCTCCAATAGCACTTCAGCATCGACAACCGGCCACACGCTATAAGAAGCCTGCTGATACGAACGCACAACTGAGACTAGTTCTTCTGTTGGGATGATAGTCGATGCAGGTCGCTCTGCTTCCACACGGGATATCTCCTCGTCACGAGAATCAACATGCGGAGGGATCAGAGGACCGGTTGTCAGGCGCTCTTCTCCCTGCTCACCAGTATATCTCCTTACCTTTGGTCCCCTTCTCCGTGCAGGCTTCAGGTAAGTGCAGTTGACTTTCTTAGGGGCACTCTGGCAGGTATCGCAAGGCCAGGCACCGCTGCACTTGACCTTGCGGGAGATACACTCATCGCATGCACGCTTTGTGAGTCGATGGCGCATGGGTAAGGGATGATAATCATTAAATCCCAGTCAGATAGCTAGCaaaggagatggatggatggatagatagacagataGGAAGAGTGAAAGATGAAAGGAGTATCCGAAGAGagggatgagatgaatgATTAGCTGCAGATGAGGGGAAGGCAAAGCAATGCGGAGTCAGAAGGAAGACCGGCCATTCATCAGAATCCCGATTGCATGCAGATTCCACCATATTTCTCCACAGCCATAATTCCATTCCACTTGTTCAATATCTGAACAAAGTCAATATAACAATGTGACCCATAGTTACATGGACGGACATGTTATGATGTGGCATGACAACAGCATCCCAAATATAGAAGGAAGTAAGTAGATGATCATGTAATCATTTATGTAACAGACTAACTACCcccacaccccccaaccGAGCTTAGCAATCAGGACCCCTCCTGTCATTTACTCCAGATCTTCTACGtacttctttcctttcttctctactACCTACTATTCCTCCTTTTACCTCTATTTGACTCCCTTCACAAAgccaacaaacaaacacacCCATCATCTACAAAGAACCAATCTCACCAACCACCCAAAAATGGAAgacactcccctcccccccgcaAGCACCGACGTACGTCTACCCCACAATCCAcaatccccatccctcctcttcaaacCCCCCAACTAACCACTACTTTTCCCTCCCAAAACAGCCCCGCGACCTCGCCGCCCTCGAAtccaacccctccgtcctcttcccctccttcacctccagcaCCGCCTGGACCCTCGGCCTAGCCCTGCGCGAGCGCATTCTATCCCTCCCACCCACACAACGCAAGCCAGCGCTAATCTCCATTACCTTGACGGGGGGCTCCGAACCACACGTTATCTTCCAATGCGCGACCGAGCCTGGCACGGTAGCGGACAACGAGGTGTGGGTGCGACGGAAGCGGAACACAGTGTTGCGATGGGGCGTGTCGAGTTGGTTGATGAGACAGAAGATGTTGAGTTCGACGGGGGCGGAAGCGAGTGAGGTGGAGGCGGCGTTTGTGAGGAAGTTTGCCTTGACGAGTAGCGGCGGTGGAGGCGCGGCGGATGAGTTTGCCATTCATGGGGGTGCGTTTCCCATTCGGGTGAGGGGCGTGGATGGCATTGTgggtgttgtggtggtgagtggGTTGAAGCAGGAGGATGATCAtcaggtggtggtggagacaATCAGGGAGGTTATTGCGAAGATGTAAATAAACTCATTAgtgtaatatattatatataggaTGTGTATTAGAGTGATTTGTTTATGTTGTGCTATGTGTATAGTCTACAAGATGAGAGTCAAGGTTGGATAAAAGGTATCATGCAATTGCTGCCTCTAATAATGTCAAGGTCAGGTCAGGTATCATACTCGGTTGGACGACTGGTCAGCAAAAACCGGGCCAAAACAATGGTCTCAACAAAAACACACAACAATCAAAAAGCTAACTCCATAAAGATCCCTCTAATGGTATGGTAATTTTACAATTCATCATGCCCGCTGggctcgtcatcctcgtccgccGGCGCAGAGCCATACAGCTTGCTGGTGATCGGGTACGCCACGTTCGAGAGctgctccttctgctcctcgaAGTCCtcggtggtggcagtggcagcgTTGTCCTCAAGCCACTCAGTCACCTCCTTGACGGCGTCCAGGATGGTCTGCTtgtcgtcctcgtcgatcTGGCCACCCAGGCCGTTCTCGTCGTTGACCTGGTTCTTCAGGCTGAACGCGTAGTTCTCCAGGGTGTTACGGGCCTCGATCTtggccttgatggccttgtcctcctcggcgaactcctcagcctcggcGACCATGCGGTCAATCTCCTCCTGGGACAGACGACCCTTGTCGTTGGTAATGGTGATGGACTCGGCCTTGCCGGTGCCCTTGTCGCTG
The window above is part of the Aspergillus luchuensis IFO 4308 DNA, chromosome 8, nearly complete sequence genome. Proteins encoded here:
- a CDS encoding zinc-dependent alcohol dehydrogenase (COG:Q;~EggNog:ENOG410PUZU;~InterPro:IPR013154,IPR013149,IPR002328,IPR036291, IPR011032,IPR020843;~PFAM:PF00107,PF08240,PF13602;~go_function: GO:0008270 - zinc ion binding [Evidence IEA];~go_function: GO:0016491 - oxidoreductase activity [Evidence IEA];~go_process: GO:0055114 - oxidation-reduction process [Evidence IEA]); this encodes MGAMSLPSDEIPQTQTVALVRELGGSVEFREGYPVPTPGSNEVLAKVLYTGVCQSDLHTKNGTAAGADGNPITKIKLPHVGGHEGVGQIVALGPNCDPDLKVGGLVGIRFASRICRRCEFCLAGTEQYCVKGTNHLHHEDGSFQQYIALDADNLTILPDDIDPKVIGPVLCAGVTAYKAVLNANIRAGNWLVVVGAGGGLGHLAVQYAKAQGALVIGVDAADKRDFVLGLGATEFIDFTSTDPVQRVHDITGLGAHAVVVTAGSAKAFAHACDMLRVGGTLSCVGIPPGRPVLETPICTIVIKGLRITGNLIGSLKECMEAVELVRRGVVKPEIKVRTFKELPEVYEEMEKGDIAGRIVLQVSQ
- a CDS encoding DUF967 domain protein (COG:S;~EggNog:ENOG410PXFY;~InterPro:IPR005624,IPR010371,IPR038084;~PFAM:PF03928), with the translated sequence MEDTPLPPASTDPRDLAALESNPSVLFPSFTSSTAWTLGLALRERILSLPPTQRKPALISITLTGGSEPHVIFQCATEPGTVADNEVWVRRKRNTVLRWGVSSWLMRQKMLSSTGAEASEVEAAFVRKFALTSSGGGGAADEFAIHGGAFPIRVRGVDGIVGVVVVSGLKQEDDHQVVVETIREVIAKM
- a CDS encoding putative C6 transcription factor (COG:K;~EggNog:ENOG410PWBZ;~InterPro:IPR036864,IPR001138;~PFAM:PF00172;~go_function: GO:0000981 - DNA-binding transcription factor activity, RNA polymerase II-specific [Evidence IEA];~go_function: GO:0008270 - zinc ion binding [Evidence IEA];~go_process: GO:0006355 - regulation of transcription, DNA-templated [Evidence IEA]), encoding MRHRLTKRACDECISRKVKCSGAWPCDTCQSAPKKVNCTYLKPARRRGPKVRRYTGEQGEERLTTGPLIPPHVDSRDEEISRVEAERPASTIIPTEELVSVVRSYQQASYSVWPVVDAEVLLEKLEHGTPNVGTLCLTMALCAATMAQLQLAPTSIDSTMMAAECMRMREAHLDLRSVLVSFFLHVYHAKINKRDSAMLFIREAVYGARLLKLDEGVGRHDTELDADVVANKEIVFLLLWVSERGYSLHLGLEPSYTTPIHLPDEVDVGNNADVKGLLELGRLFATFDGFSSRRSSNARDKPAMTADCLAETEAVLSMLSFGRGDRPSTRTADYCITKEWMRTIIWQEALSRHLLSSKSGARLMTFRFPAVVSRDLLMSLQSFTESDLLPLGRDQLLKCFEIANSLADTVLLTPCVPTCSDFQMRPHDFLHALYQKLLPFLEQDFMLKSILHSKTAEALVKAPARILRMDYNPWSFDHDGEYAHSTGKHVDSPEEDADSQWILYG